One stretch of Diabrotica undecimpunctata isolate CICGRU chromosome 5, icDiaUnde3, whole genome shotgun sequence DNA includes these proteins:
- the LOC140441936 gene encoding uncharacterized protein, protein MKVLLFILVFLLCRQECLETCNDILVTDFCVDDCIALQTSTDSYFYAVDTKTCLPGCQIYSDSGYLRKNCPCPPAYMCAKRCSASNAAVKVTCKVDADCSAFPWSRCQDTCVPDINSCMAYHTNTSDFRYNKFTAIKFKPACQDDGYWKAKQCKGGVSGRCMCFDKHGKRLFGEAKYSKSADMICACSRRKAELLESGRDYVSLHCNSLGNYEKLQCDSGLCWCAEEKTGDLVSTIVPEKAMNKLPCYEVATTGSQYFKQCDSITYAMAKTTRALKNHGVTYINLGIRVCDGDGAYGVYNVSEGIAYCTWRDGSKISTYQINSESDFENLTCRCARDYVLYKHGLRCEGSGNYRAYQSILKDDTDYYYCVDNDGFQNSNLFDKAPENCSIYY, encoded by the coding sequence ATGAAGGTTCTTTTGTTTATACTTGTTTTCCTTCTGTGTAGGCAAGAATGTTTAGAAACCTGTAACGATATTTTAGTTACAGACTTTTGTGTTGACGATTGCATCGCGCTTCAAACATCAACAGACTCATATTTTTACGCAGTAGATACAAAGACCTGTCTTCCGGGATGCCAGATTTATTCTGACTCGggatatttaagaaaaaattgtCCCTGTCCGCCAGCATATATGTGTGCAAAACGATGTTCGGCAAGTAATGCAGCTGTTAAAGTAACATGTAAAGTTGACGCAGACTGTTCAGCATTCCCGTGGTCAAGATGTCAAGATACTTGTGTTCCTGATATTAATAGTTGTATGGCTTATCATACAAACACTTCAGATTTCCGTTACAACAAATTCACTGCCATAAAATTTAAGCCCGCTTGTCAAGATGATGGTTACTGGAAAGCAAAGCAATGCAAAGGTGGCGTCAGTGGAAGATGTATGTGTTTTGATAAACACGGAAAAAGGTTATTTGGGGAAGCTAAATATTCTAAATCCGCAGATATGATTTGTGCTTGTAGTAGAAGAAAAGCTGAATTATTAGAAAGTGGTAGAGACTATGTATCTTTGCACTGTAACAGTTTAGGAAATTATGAAAAATTACAATGTGACAGTGGTTTGTGTTGGTGCGCGGAAGAAAAAACCGGAGATTTGGTTTCAACCATAGTACCAGAAAAAGCTATGAACAAGTTACCCTGCTATGAAGTTGCAACCACAGGCAGTcaatattttaaacaatgtgACAGTATTACATATGCCATGGCTAAAACTACACGTGCTCTTAAAAACCACGGTGTTACGTATATTAATTTAGGGATACGTGTGTGTGATGGAGACGGTGCTTATGGGGTGTATAACGTTAGTGAAGGTATTGCTTATTGCACGTGGAGAGACGGTTCAAAAATTAGTACATATCAAATTAATTCTGAATCAGATTTTGAAAATTTAACTTGTAGATGTGCACGCGACTACGTTCTTTACAAACATGGGCTACGATGTGAAGGTTCGGGAAATTACAGAGCGTATCAAAGTATACTAAAAGATGATACGGATTACTATTATTGTGTAGACAATGATGGATTTCAAAACTCAAACTTATTCGATAAGGCTCCTGAAAATTGTTCTATTTATTACTAA